gGGTGCATATTAGTGATGGCTTGATGAGGCTTTGCTCTAGGGTAAAAGTTGAAGGCTTTTTGCTGATATTGCAGTTTTAAGATTAGGGAATGTGAGGAAAGATTCTTCCTTTGGGTTAAATCTTTGAGGGCTTCTTTTTGCCTTCCTCCTCTAGTTATCTCTCATGTGGAAAACTTTGGCCTTTTTCTGAGAGCTATCAAATTTAATCCGGTCATTGGTTTTAGCTCCTCTTGATTCCTTCACCAATTATTTGTGATGCAGTGACTATTTTGATCGAATTTTCTGTTCCAAAGCAGCTGAATTGAAAAGGGATATCTCTTCTTTATCTTAATTCTTTGCCTTTTGCTAAGATTGAGTAATGACAAATCATTTATCAAATTCTCAAGAAAAAATAAGCAAGACAAAAAATTGTATGATAATCAATTATAGAGGACAAAGAATTAGCGTAAAGTTTTACTGGTTTCCCATTAATCAGATTAGTGAAAGTGAACGAATTTTTGGCATCATTATTTTTTTCTGATGAAAACTATCATGAGTTAGAAAATTTATGCTTTCTGCATTCCAGCGCAGGATATGAATTTGGAGATCGGACTTAATAATATGCAAGGGTCTGAGACATGCCTTTGATAAGGACTATTCTCATAATGCAATGGTAAGCTGTGTGAGAGACATGTGCATTTGTTTTTGAAGGAAATGATATATAAAAGAGACATAAGAGGCCAGAATGATGTGGAGAAGGATGCTAAGTGTGACCATTGCTGGGGAAAGATGGTtgagaagaaggaattgtttgCCATCTGGGATCAGGGTGTTATGTACATTGAAGACTGATCATGCCTATCGTAGTTTGAAATCTCCTTCCCTTGTTTCTCTTGATATTCCTGACATATGGGATTCAAATATTGTCTGTTCTGATTTTCACTCTTTCCAAGCTAGTTTCAACAGAAATATGGGTAGAAGAATAGATGGATTGTTGGTTGCTGAGGAAATTAGATTTGGAATAGCAACTGAAGTTAGTAGGATGAAGGCTTCTATTGGTGAAGTACCGGGATTGGCTgtaatagtggttggtcagagaAGAGATTCTCAGGTTTATGTTCGAAACAAAATAGCTGCCTGTGAGGAGGTTGGAATTAAGTTTGTACTGACTGAATTGCCTGACAACTGTACAGAAGATGAAATTTTGAATGCATTGACTGGCTTTAATAAGGATTCATCTATTCATGGTATTCTTGTGcagcttcctttgcctcgacaTTTGGATGAGGGGAGAATTTTGGATGCAATAAGACTTGAGAAGGATGTGGATGGCGTCCACCCTCTGAACATGGGTAATTTAGCTATGCATGGGAGAGAACCCCTGTTCATCCCATGCACACCAAAAGGGTGTGTTGAGTTATTGCTGAGATCTGATGTAGAAATAATGGGAAAGAGAGCTGTGGTGATAGGGAGGAGCAATATTGTTGGGTTACCAGCATCCTTGCTGTTGCAGAGATATCATGCCACAGTGAGTATCGTGCACCCCTTCACCAAGAACCCAGAAAATATTGCCCGTGAAGCTGATATTCTTGTTGCAGCTGCTGGAGTGCCCAATGTAGTCCGTGGAAGTTGGATAAAGCCTGGGGCAATTGTTATTGATGTTGGAACAAATCCAATTGAAGATCCCAGCTGTGAAAATGGTTATCGGCTTATTGGAGACGTTTGCTATGAAGAAGCTGTGAAGGTAGCTTCGGCAGTCACTCCTGTCCCTGGAGGAGTTGGCCCTATGACAGTTGCAATGCTTCTATTCAACACACTTGAATCTGCTAGACGTGCGCTAAGCTTCATTTAGAATGAGCTGCGTATGAATCCTGGAAATGTTTGTTCATCACATATGGCCTGTTTTGGGAATCTTTGTTCTCGTCGTATTATCTcagcttttaatttttttcttttcttttttttgattaAGCATCTCAGCTTTAAGTTATGATTGAAGTTGTTTAATATGATCAGATTTGATCAGCAAAGGGATTAGCACGAAAGAATAGAAGTACAATCAAATTTATCCTGCTCAAAATTTTGTATGACATATATTACCAGCAAGACTGTAATTGGCTTCTGACATTAATACAATCAAGTTTTGCTCTTGCAGCGTCCTTTGTTCTGCTGCTGTGCTTCCTGGATATTGCTTTCAATTAATAGGCTATATCACTTTTAATAATAGGCAACTGCCTAGTTACATTATGTGACTAAATATGTTGTTTTCGGCCCAGAAGGTCAATGAGAAGGCTGTGGAGCAGGGGCAGGGGCAGGGGCAGGAGCTTTATTCGCAAACAAGGAGTTGAAGAAGCGATCTCCAAGCACTTCATTTGCTGCATCCGTGGGATGGAAAGCATCCCAGAATACATAATCTGCACGGTTTGTGCACACTTTGGAGTTGGGCAAGCAAAGCCCTCCGAGTTTTGTATCCACATTGCAACATGAAGTGTTGGAGACATTAAATCCTAAACGAACCAAAAAAgtgtggaaaaaaaattaaactcaGAATAATTAGAATAACTTGGGGATAAAGAGCGCTAGGAATTTTGAGGAAGAATTACCATAGGCAGTCGGGTTCTCAATTAAATCCAGAACATGTTGATAGGTATCTGCAAAGGCTATCTGGGCAGATGGGAGTTGCCCATTCAGATCAGTTACCAACTCTTGTGCTTTTGAGTTGAATTCTTGCACCCATTGATTCACTTGCTTCAAGCAGATTCGCTGCTTTGATTTCGCCCTCTGGGATGGAATGCAGCCAAGTGGTGCTAGGCCATTGAAAACCATCTTTCTTGCCCCCAGTTGGTAAAGCCTCTGGTCCAAGAATTACAAGTCTCGCAGCTCGTCAGGAAACATCTGATATGATACTTTTAACCACGTACAGATACTAGATAGGATGAGTAGAGTTACTCACAGTGAGTTGTTCGCCTAAAGTCGAGACTAAAAGTTCGACAAACTCATCATGCGTGTACTGCTCACCATCTGCTAAGAATGGCTGAAGGAAATTGTTTACATAGTCATTGCTCCCTGGAAAATTGGCAAGAGATGAGGAAAAGCAGGAACTATCACCTCAAATGCAATGACAAAGGAAAAGAATCATATGTTCCTACATCTGAGTCATTGATTCCATCATGAACATAACAACATTTGCTTTTGATACATGGGGTGTTAATGACGTATAAGGATTAAGGGCAGATGAAGGTGTGTCAAATTTGACGGGGAAAATTTGTGTTTTAGGATATGAAGGTACCGAGTCCAATGAAGTACATGGCCTCATTGCAGAGCTTGTTTGCCGCTTCTGCTccaatcttgtccttgattgctACCTTGGTCTTGTTGAAGCAATTGATTTGATCATCAAAGGTTAATCTCTCAATCTATTGTGTGACCAGTGAATGAATGTCCAcaacaagaaaagttagttaaGCATAAACATCTCTAGTTATTCTGCAGAAATTTGTTTCAGACATGCTAACGATAAGAACAAAACCAAGGGAATGGAGATTACGAAGTACAGGCCGGTGTCATTGAGAATTCCAGCTCCACCAGACGCATAGTTTACACCTTTTAGGATTGCATCATCAGTTGGCGATATTGAAAGATATGCCGGAGGTGATGGAATTCCTAGCTTTGCGGCTGCAGTTTTAACCATACAGCAGAAATGATCACATAATGCACAGCTAAAATTGTCTAATAAATTGGATTCTTTACATGATTTATATCAGTTTAAACGTAGAACAACTAATTACATATTATATCACCAATCGTCCTCCCATTTGTGAATCTTCCAGTAGCTTTTCCACCACTGAAATCAATGCCATAGAAAGGGTAATTTGCTTTTGCTAGAGAGAGCTGAAAGAAGTTGTTATTCCCAACATCTGTCAAGgaatcaccaaaaacaaatgtGACCAAGGATGCAGCTGCTGGCACAGCTGCTAAAACTGTGAACATCAACACTATACACACTTGTCCCTGAAACTCCATAATTCACTCTCTGCTTATTGTTCCACTGTTTAGGTATTATCAACTGCTGAGACAATTTATAGCATCTCCGAAGCCTGTACAATGCCTTACAAGTCATGCCCAGTTCTCTAAGTTTGGAGATAGTAGGTGATTAATTTCAATATGGGCAAAAGATCCATATGGTGTAATCTTCAGAGGGTTCTGATCAGAGTGTATGGAAGCTTATATTTGTAAGTTTAGTAGTTGGTATATCCTCCTTCAACGGTTGGCCAACTTACTTTAACATAGTCTGACAGTCAGAACAGCTATTCTAATTAGGTTTTCAAGCCAGTTGAGGGCTTGCTGCGGCTTTTCTATTAGGTAAGACTAATTTATTGAATCCATGTAACTAGTATATGCTAATAGCTTCCTGGTTACTTGCTTTTTATTGTAACCATATGGAAGCGTTTCTACTCCCATGTGTAGAAGAAGCACGATGTCCAGAAATATCACAGAGGATACTAATTACTAAGCAGGAAAGAAGCTTACTTCTGATGTGAATCTTTAAGGGACTGCTCCAATTTTGAGTAGGGCTGGAGCTGAACCAAGTAGCTCGGCTCGAGCTCACAAGCTACTTGGTCAGCAGCTCGAGCTCGGTtgaccaagctcgagctcgagttcgagctgcTCGTTAGAGctatcgagctcgagttcgagcttggAAATATAATACTCGAGAGCTCGACGAGCTCTATCGagctttttataatatatattttaatttttattattgtaaaatatcaataatatcctttatttaaaattatatataaaatattaaattttattaCTTGAGCTTGATTAGGCTTGATTGAGCTCGAATAAGCTCgattgaacttgatttgaattaattacatttaattaaactcgagcttgagttcgagctcgagttccaTAAATTgatgtcgagctcgagcttgagcttaaattttaaaaacttgacGAGCTCGAGCTTAGTTATTTTgcctcgagtcgagctcgactcgacccGACAGCACCTCTAATTTTGAGAGAAAACTACTACATGGTCCTTGACTAGCTTTTCTTGCTTGCCTCCAAGGTaaaagtgaaaaacaaaaattcttttaagagatGAAAAAGATTCGCGTGTGATTTTTCTAGAAGATGCTTTAAAGTTAAAGCGGTTTTAAtctgcttttgcttttgatAAATTTCTTTAGAGTTGTTTGTATTTAAATACTACTAAACATGGAGGAACATGAATGATCGATCCAGTGTAGATGTTGGGGGATCAAAGCAAAATATTTTAGGAACATCAAGCCATTCAGAGTAATTCAGTTCTTTAATCCAAGAGATAAACAAAGTATCTCAAACTGTTGTGAGATTAGCATCGGATATAAGTTGTGTAAATTAGAGTTGTTGATTTGAGACATATTTTGTACATTATTTTGGTTCTTGGGTATTAATAAATTCTTACTTATCGAAGATAAATTCCCAGGAAGCTTATACTACTCTAGATACCATGTTAAAGTACGAAGACAAGAaccagaaatagaaccacagcAGTTTCAACAGAAGCTATGAATAATTTATTGTTCATTACGCCATGTAAAGCTCCTGCCAACCCACTATGATACCTTTCTTTCGCtttaatcaaaaaaattttttttttggggtcaccATTTCATCATTCGGCAACTGATCTCCACCACCTTCCATCTGATCTTCCAGTACAGTTGCAAAGTGTTTTCCATTAGCAtagcccttttcttttttcaatttttgaaaatgcAGACAAGTCACAGATCATTTCATTATATCCAACCGGCAATGTGTATAATTGTTTTCCTGGCATTCTCAGTTTGTTAACAAGAAAATTCAGAATTCTGCATATTGTAAGATTGTAGCATATAAATGTCAATTGCTTGTGGGGTGGGATGTGTAGTAGTCATTGGATGCATCCGCTGGGCGTGGAAACGGTGCTCCTACATTGGTTCAGATGATAGCGAGGCATGGCCTATCGCCACCATGGAAGAATTTGAACCTATCCACAGAATCTGCCGCGTAATCCTTGCAGTGTATGAGCCCGACCCTGACCATCCTCAGTACCCTCCATCCAACCATTATCGGGTTAATTATGACAACATCCTCAAACGTGTAACCTATGAAGAAACACAAGGCCATTCACCACCTTACATTATTTACTCTGATCACGAGAACCGCGAAATTGTTCTAGCAATTCGTGGCCTTAACTTGTATAAAGAGAGCCATTATAAGATACTTTGGGATAATAATCTGGGGAAGCAGATGTTTGATGGAGGCTACGTGCATCATGGTCTATTGAAGTCAGCAACTTGGATCCTGAGTCGAGAGTCTGAGACTTTAAAGATGCTTTGGATGGAAAGTGGGAAGAACTACAATATGGTTTTTGCTGGCCACTCATTGGGAGCTGGCATTGCTGCTCTGCTGACAGTAATTGCAGTGAATCATGGGGATCAAATAGGGGGGATTCCGCGGAGCAATATTAGGTGTTTTGCAGTGGCACCTGCACGGTGTATGTCACTGAACTTGGCAGTGAAGTATGCCAATGTTATACATTCCATTGTCTTGCAGGTGAGTTTCAAGACCAAATTATGAGTTGCATGTCTCGGCATTACAAGAATACACTGTTGTTATTGAGCTGTATAAAAGATTGAGCCATACCTTTTTATTGTTATCTACAGATTCTTATCTGGGAGTTAACTTGGATGAATTAACTATTCCATGACAGTCTATACTTGATATTTTCCAGGATGATTTCTTGCCTAGAACTCCTACCCCACTGGAAGATATAGCTAAATCCATCTTCTGGTTAGTTGTCACTAATTCATGACATTAGTTAGACGTATTGCACATTTCTCATTTGGAAGTGTCCTTCAATATTTTACCATGTACAAGAGTGAAATATTACAACTATCAGCTTCAAATCAGGGCTTGACACATTCAAGTTTCAACAGCTTGCCATGTCTGATGTTTTGTCTGTGCTTGAGCGATACCTTTATGCCAGAGGATAGGAAGCTTAAAGATCCAAGAAGATTGTATGCACCTGGTCGAATATATCACATTGTGGAGAGAAAGTTTTGCAGGTGAAGTCAAAATTCTTACTTGTGCAGTGTTCTACTCCTAGTGATATGCCACCCGTTGATGTTTTATCAGTAATCTTGATCAAATTACTTCGGCAGGATTTGGTACACAAATTTTAGCTCAAGTCTTCTTGTGATTGTAACCTAGTCTCTCATACTTTTATGAGTCGATAGTATTCTGCTTTCAAAAAGAGAGCAATGTTTCCTTAAAGAAAGATTCAGAAGCATGCAAACACTGAAATGATTGGCAGGTTTTTCAAGGTATGGCCACTGACGATTAGTTGGAAGGCACAATGGAGTGATATCCGACTATTATTTTTACTCCAGAACAATTTGAGCATGAAATATAAGCAAGAAATTCAGTCAACCgaaaattttttctttgttcttcTAGAAGAAAACAGATAATGTAATACTTGCCAAATTCTTATGGTGGTATTTTACTATTTTATGTCCACAGGTGCGGAAGGTACCCCCCAGAAGTTAGAACGGCCATTCCTGTAGATGGAAGATTTGAACACATTGTGCTGTCTTGCAATGCTACATCAGACCATGCAATCATTCAGATAACAAATGAAACAGAGAAGGCATTGCAAGTACGTAGGAATGTCATtggacctttttctttgtttctttgagGTTTCATCATATTCCTAGCTACTGCCCAGCAATTCTTTATATTGTGGAGAGGGGGACGGGGAACGAGGGTCGAGAATCTACCTCAATAAGTCTTAATCCCGTACTGAATGTCATAATAATTAACAGACTATGATTACTGCTGctgataaaaagaagaaaatgcattAGATTTCCTTATTTGTAGACACAATTTCACTTTCAGATACTGAAAGAGAGTGGCGATGAGACCACTACAACCGCACCAAAGGTCCCAAAATGTGACAGGTTGCAGACTATTGAAGAAGAACACAAGGATGCACTGGAAAGAGCTATCAGTATGAACATACTTGATGCTGTGACAACTACGGAGGAAGAAGAATCCTTGGAGGAGACAAATATAGAGATAAAGGACTGTCAGGATGAGGATGAAGATGCTTTGAATACTTTATCAAAACCTTAAAATGCGAATTAATACTTCGCACAGATGCAATTGTCACTAAATAAGACTAGTTCTCTGGATAGTTGTTCTCATTCTTTGTCTGTGGTATGTTATCATATTTTCTCTTAGTCTTGTTTGTAGACGAAATGCAAGTGAAAGCTACCTGCAGAACCAGAACCAAATCTTGAAAACCGATTAGCTAGTAACAGTTAATACATTTGATGAAACTCAATTTTCCTGTGTTTATAATGCATGATTGAGTGCACCTATCTTGTGGCTAGAAGTATCTGATGCCTGAAGTAGACAGCAGCACAAGCCATTCATCAAGATGCTCGTGTCCATGTCCACTGATTTGACCTGCACAATTTGATGATGCAATATTCTATGAAGACACGGTATTTTGCTTGTTCATAGTTTCAATCATGGCCTTTTGGAAGGTTTTAGAGTCTATTTCCAAAACAAATGCCAGAAGTTGAAAGTCATCTATCGGGACAATGGAATATTACTATTAGGAAAAAGTGTTGgtattactcttttttttttttttttaatgacacAGGGGGTATTCGGGCCTTTGATCCAACTAATTCCCCTACGACCCAGGAGAGGATGCCCTAACCCATTCCAAGCACGGTAACCATGGGATTCGAGCACTGGTCAATGCTTTAAAGAGGACTAAATGACTGGCCGAGCTACCCTGTAGAAGTATTGGTGTTACTGATTTAGCCCTTAACATGGTTGGCGCTTTTGCTACATTTCTTAGATAGATTAAGTACATTACTATTTTTTGGACTTTTTGTAAAAAGTTGTGATAACGATGAGATAAAATGACGATTAAGAAACGAATTcacgaaaaatgtaaaaattttcgggAAGAAATGGCAATCTGAACATTAGCAAGAATCATGAATTATTGGCAATGAAATGTCGTTCTAGGAAACACGCCGTAGAATTTGAAAATCTAATTCCTGCAATTTTGAATGACCTCAAATGTAACAAACATGTGAAGCTACGGAAACTATCATCGTTTTTGGTAGGGAGGAAGAGACTGGGACAGATACAAAAGATGTAGTAGTACTAAAATACACTCGGAAATTCTATTCCCCGTTCGTCCCATTTTGGTGGGCATAAAGAATCGAGACGCTTTTAGTTCCATCACCATCCTCCAGAGTCCAGAATCCTCGACGTGTCAAACTTGTGTATTAGCTTTTGCTGGAAAAGTTCAAATGAAAGGTGGCTTAGGTGAAGAATATGCCTTTTATATAGTGGGAAATCTAAAAATACGTGACCATTAAGGAAATGTAGAAgcaaattcatttttcttcttgttgattATTCTAGAAATTAAGGATTCTTCATCCGAGCGAGGAAATGCCAACaagtcctcttttttttttttttttttctctctttttttttttcactctctCTTTCAATTTTAAGAGATGAAATATATACCTTGTGGTATAGCTGGGAGGTATCATTTGTTTCTAGTTTTTTTTCCTTggtgttttttgtttttccctttttcaacaGAAAGCAAAAATTTGtctcttcctttttgtttttgcccCTTTTCCCTTAAATTGAAATCCTTTGCAATAAAAAGGTTCCCAGAAAGAAAGTAGAAAGCAAAAATTTCAAGCATAGCCCCTTTACACGGAACAAAGAATCATTCAAGTCCCAATTTCAGcatcaaaaattccagaaacatAATGCAGAAATTTCAGGCAAAGCCCCTATACATTGAACCAAGAATCATTCAGGTCTGAAGTTAATAGTAATAAACTACTACTACTGCTGCTTCATTTCTTCCCAATTGCGCAGTCAAGAAATTTCAAGAACAAGACAAGTCCCTCAATAAACACGGCCAGCTGGTCAATTCATGTAGAAGCCACGCGGTCTGAACTCTGAAtgaattataaaattaaaaacttgtTCTTTCTTCATAATGAATTAGTATGATTTTGAGTCCTTGTTAAGTAACCTGTCAttctccaaaagaaaaaaattataaaaaccCTCTGTCATTCTCCGTAAGTTTGTAATTTACCTCTAACTTCTCCACTAATCACCAACTGCACTGTGATTTCTAGCAAGTACCCCTCTGATAAAGGAAACTAATATTAAAGCTTCCTTACCACCTAAGACAAGTGCCAGCATAAAACTTTTCCGATCTCTTGCAATTAATAAGCTGCACCCACCCCATATTCTCAGTGCCAATTTTGCATCTTCAAACCCAACCCATAATTCTGGCCAACTCAAAGCCGCCGATTTGATACccaattttgtttttatttgtttccaCAACCAGCACCCTCCAAAACTCCCTCCGCCTCTACGCCACCGCGATTCACACACAAAACACACGCACTAAAGTGAGAAGAAAACGCACTAATCTACCGCTGCCCCACGTGCCCCCTACACCATTTTCCCGCGCCCTTTTTCCCTTCCAGCTATTTCCTCACATGCCCAGCCATTAAACTTCTTGTTCACTGACGCATAAAAATTAAGCTCTTCCTATCCTTTTTATTAACTGTTTTCGGTTTGTCTCTCGAGTATTTGATTCTTTTCCTGTTAGGACAATACTGTTTGCTCATTGTGTCAAACAGCCAGCTTTGTATCTGTGGATGCTATATATGATCAAATTCGATGGAGTTACTGATACTTCGGTGACTAACTTTCAACTTTTCCACCGGCCCTCTTGCCAAAAATCCCAACTTTTTTGATGTAGTTGCTTGTGGGGTGGAGCAGTTTTCTGGTGTTAGGCTCAATTGAtatgtatttttgtattttgttaaCTACACTGAAATTCTCCAACAATCCTTGTGTCAAAATCCCAAATTATCGATGTCGGTTTCTTGTGGGGTGGGGTGTTTTTTTTTAGTAGGATGTTTGAGGTGGGGTTGGAAGCGTTGTACTTACATTGGTTCCTATGATAGCACTACTTGGCCAATTGCCACTGCTGAGGAATTTGAACCCGTTCCTAGAATCTGCAGAATAGTCCTAGCTGTCTATGAGCCGGACCTCAGGAACCCCAAGTACCCCCCTCCTGGCGGATATCGACTAAACCCAGATTGGGTTATTAAGAGAGTCACCTATGAGCAAACCCAAGGCAATGCCCCGCCTTATATCATTTATCTTGATCATGACCATAGCGAAATTGTGTTAGCGATTCGGGGGCTAAATTTAGTTAAAGAGAGTGATTATAAGATGTTGCTCGATAATAGGCTAGGAATGCAGATGTTTGATGGGGGTTATGTGCATCATGGGCTATTGATGTCAGCAATTTGGCTGTTGAACCAGGAATCTGAgactttaaaaagggtttgggAGGAAAACGGGAAGAGTTATAAGCTGGTTTTTGCAGGGCATTCTTTGGGGTCTGGAGTTGCCGCTCTGTTGACTGTGATTGTGGTGAATCATAGAAACAGATTAGGGGGAATTCCACGGAGCCTTGTCAGCTGTTATGCTGTGGCACCTGCTAGATGTATGTCACTGAATTTGGCTGTGAAGTATGCTGATGTTATACACTCCGTGGTGTTGCAGGTGAGAGCTGACTCATTCAGATGTATTGTCGGTTTTGGGTAATGATATTGTTTTGgaagtatgtgtaattttttaagCAGCTTTGAATGCTAAAAAGGGAATCACATTAGATGCAATACCT
The genomic region above belongs to Coffea arabica cultivar ET-39 chromosome 7c, Coffea Arabica ET-39 HiFi, whole genome shotgun sequence and contains:
- the LOC140010489 gene encoding uncharacterized protein, with the protein product MSVSCGVGCFFLVGCLRWGWKRCTYIGSYDSTTWPIATAEEFEPVPRICRIVLAVYEPDLRNPKYPPPGGYRLNPDWVIKRVTYEQTQGNAPPYIIYLDHDHSEIVLAIRGLNLVKESDYKMLLDNRLGMQMFDGGYVHHGLLMSAIWLLNQESETLKRVWEENGKSYKLVFAGHSLGSGVAALLTVIVVNHRNRLGGIPRSLVSCYAVAPARCMSLNLAVKYADVIHSVVLQDDFLPRTPTPLEDIFRSIFCLPCLMFLICLRDTFIPEGRKLRDPRRLYAPGRMYHIVERKFCRCGRYPPEVRTAIPVEGRFEHIVLSCNATSDHAIVWIEREAEKALDRLKECTETVTTAPQIPKIERLQTLEQEHKDALERAVSLNVPHAVPKIEEGESSGEKSTEPCEDVGKEDRSASKARSKSSGARTNWDDLARMLFQKDESRQLLLKRDAARPI
- the LOC140010488 gene encoding bifunctional protein FolD 1, mitochondrial-like, which codes for MMWRRMLSVTIAGERWLRRRNCLPSGIRVLCTLKTDHAYRSLKSPSLVSLDIPDIWDSNIVCSDFHSFQASFNRNMGRRIDGLLVAEEIRFGIATEVSRMKASIGEVPGLAVIVVGQRRDSQVYVRNKIAACEEVGIKFVLTELPDNCTEDEILNALTGFNKDSSIHGILVQLPLPRHLDEGRILDAIRLEKDVDGVHPLNMGNLAMHGREPLFIPCTPKGCVELLLRSDVEIMGKRAVVIGRSNIVGLPASLLLQRYHATVSIVHPFTKNPENIAREADILVAAAGVPNVVRGSWIKPGAIVIDVGTNPIEDPSCENGYRLIGDVCYEEAVKVASAVTPVPGGVGPMTVAMLLFNTLESARRALSFI
- the LOC140010462 gene encoding uncharacterized protein, translated to MSIACGVGCVVVIGCIRWAWKRCSYIGSDDSEAWPIATMEEFEPIHRICRVILAVYEPDPDHPQYPPSNHYRVNYDNILKRVTYEETQGHSPPYIIYSDHENREIVLAIRGLNLYKESHYKILWDNNLGKQMFDGGYVHHGLLKSATWILSRESETLKMLWMESGKNYNMVFAGHSLGAGIAALLTVIAVNHGDQIGGIPRSNIRCFAVAPARCMSLNLAVKYANVIHSIVLQDDFLPRTPTPLEDIAKSIFCLPCLMFCLCLSDTFMPEDRKLKDPRRLYAPGRIYHIVERKFCRCGRYPPEVRTAIPVDGRFEHIVLSCNATSDHAIIQITNETEKALQILKESGDETTTTAPKVPKCDRLQTIEEEHKDALERAISMNILDAVTTTEEEESLEETNIEIKDCQDEDEDALNTLSKP
- the LOC113701898 gene encoding GDSL esterase/lipase At5g37690-like — its product is MEFQGQVCIVLMFTVLAAVPAAASLVTFVFGDSLTDVGNNNFFQLSLAKANYPFYGIDFSGGKATGRFTNGRTIGDIISAKLGIPSPPAYLSISPTDDAILKGVNYASGGAGILNDTGLYFIERLTFDDQINCFNKTKVAIKDKIGAEAANKLCNEAMYFIGLGSNDYVNNFLQPFLADGEQYTHDEFVELLVSTLGEQLTRLYQLGARKMVFNGLAPLGCIPSQRAKSKQRICLKQVNQWVQEFNSKAQELVTDLNGQLPSAQIAFADTYQHVLDLIENPTAYGFNVSNTSCCNVDTKLGGLCLPNSKVCTNRADYVFWDAFHPTDAANEVLGDRFFNSLFANKAPAPAPAPAPQPSH